Proteins co-encoded in one Streptomyces sp. JH34 genomic window:
- the pyrH gene encoding UMP kinase yields the protein MDKGADATQADDKRDDGKISGRFMLKLSGEAFAGGGGLGVDPDVVHAIAREIAAVVRDGAEIAVVIGGGNFFRGAELQQRGMDRARSDYMGMLGTVMNCLALQDFLEKEGIDSRVQTAITMGQVAEPYIPLRAVRHLEKGRVVIFGAGMGMPYFSTDTTAAQRALEIDAEALLMGKNGVDGVYDADPRTNPGAVKFDALEYGEVITRDLKIADATAITLCRDNQLPILVFELTTEGNIARAVKGEKIGTLVSDRSTRA from the coding sequence ATGGACAAGGGCGCGGACGCCACCCAGGCCGACGACAAGCGCGACGACGGCAAGATTTCCGGACGCTTCATGCTGAAGCTGTCCGGTGAGGCATTCGCCGGTGGCGGAGGTCTCGGCGTCGACCCCGACGTCGTGCACGCCATCGCCCGCGAGATCGCCGCGGTCGTACGCGACGGTGCGGAGATCGCGGTCGTCATCGGCGGCGGCAACTTCTTCCGTGGCGCCGAGCTCCAGCAGCGCGGCATGGACCGGGCGCGGTCCGACTACATGGGCATGCTCGGCACGGTCATGAACTGCCTGGCACTCCAGGACTTCCTGGAGAAGGAGGGCATCGACTCGCGCGTCCAGACCGCCATCACCATGGGTCAGGTCGCCGAGCCGTACATCCCGCTCCGCGCCGTGCGGCACCTGGAGAAGGGGCGCGTCGTCATCTTCGGCGCCGGCATGGGCATGCCGTACTTCTCCACCGACACCACTGCCGCCCAGCGCGCTCTGGAGATCGACGCCGAGGCGCTGCTGATGGGGAAGAACGGCGTGGACGGGGTCTACGACGCCGACCCGCGGACCAACCCCGGCGCGGTGAAGTTCGACGCCCTGGAGTACGGCGAGGTGATCACCCGTGACCTCAAGATCGCCGATGCCACCGCGATCACCCTCTGCCGTGACAACCAGCTGCCCATCCTCGTCTTCGAACTGACCACGGAGGGCAATATCGCCCGCGCGGTCAAGGGTGAGAAGATCGGCACGCTGGTGAGCGACCGGAGCACCCGGGCCTGA
- the tsf gene encoding translation elongation factor Ts — translation MANYTAADVKKLRELTGAGMMDCKKALDEADGNVDGAVEALRIKGQKGVAKREGRSAENGAVVSLVSEDKTSGVLVELKCETDFVAKGDKFQAVANTLAAHVAATSPADIEALLASEIEPGKTVQAFVDEANANLGEKIVLDRFAQFDGAFVSVYMHRTMPDLPPQIGVMVELDKADAELAKGLAQHIAAFAPKYLSREDVPAEVVEAERRVAEETTRAEGKPEAALPKIVEGRVNGFFKEATLLGQPYALDNKKSVQKVLDEAGVALKRFARIKVGI, via the coding sequence ATGGCGAACTACACCGCCGCTGACGTCAAGAAGCTCCGCGAGCTCACCGGCGCCGGCATGATGGACTGCAAGAAGGCGCTCGACGAGGCCGACGGCAACGTCGACGGTGCTGTCGAGGCGCTCCGCATCAAGGGCCAGAAGGGCGTCGCCAAGCGCGAGGGCCGTTCCGCCGAGAACGGTGCCGTCGTCTCCCTCGTCTCCGAGGACAAGACGTCCGGCGTCCTCGTCGAGCTGAAGTGCGAGACGGACTTCGTCGCCAAGGGTGACAAGTTCCAGGCCGTCGCCAACACGCTCGCCGCGCACGTCGCCGCGACCTCTCCGGCCGACATCGAGGCGCTCCTCGCCTCGGAGATCGAGCCCGGCAAGACCGTTCAGGCATTCGTGGACGAGGCCAACGCCAACCTCGGCGAGAAGATCGTCCTGGACCGCTTCGCGCAGTTCGACGGCGCGTTCGTCTCCGTCTACATGCACCGCACGATGCCCGACCTGCCGCCGCAGATCGGTGTCATGGTCGAGCTGGACAAGGCCGACGCCGAGCTGGCCAAGGGCCTCGCGCAGCACATCGCCGCCTTCGCCCCGAAGTACCTGTCCCGCGAGGACGTCCCCGCCGAGGTCGTCGAGGCCGAGCGCCGCGTCGCCGAGGAGACCACCCGCGCCGAGGGCAAGCCCGAAGCCGCGCTCCCGAAGATCGTCGAGGGTCGCGTCAACGGCTTCTTCAAGGAGGCCACCCTCCTCGGCCAGCCCTACGCGCTGGACAACAAGAAGTCCGTCCAGAAGGTCCTGGACGAGGCCGGTGTCGCCCTGAAGCGCTTCGCGCGCATCAAGGTCGGCATCTGA
- the rpsB gene encoding 30S ribosomal protein S2: MAVVTMRELLESGVHFGHQTRRWNPKMKRFIFTERNGIYIIDLLQSLSYIDRAYEFVKETVAHGGSIMFVGTKKQAQEAIAEQATRVGMPYVNQRWLGGMLTNFSTVYKRLQRLKELELIDFEDVAASGLTKKELLVLSREKAKLEKTLGGIREMQKVPSAVWIVDTKKEHIAVGEARKLHIPVVAILDTNCDPDEVDYKIPGNDDAIRSVTLLTRVIADAVAEGLIARSGAASGDSKPGEKAAGEPLAEWERDLLAGDKKADAEGTDEVQSSAETEKAADAEPAAAADEQAAEQAEAPAAAEAPAADAEQA, translated from the coding sequence ATGGCCGTCGTCACGATGCGGGAGCTGCTGGAAAGCGGCGTCCACTTCGGTCACCAGACCCGTCGCTGGAACCCGAAGATGAAGCGCTTCATCTTCACCGAGCGCAACGGCATCTACATCATCGACCTGCTCCAGTCGCTGTCGTACATCGACCGCGCCTACGAGTTCGTCAAGGAGACCGTCGCCCACGGCGGCTCCATCATGTTCGTGGGTACGAAGAAGCAGGCCCAGGAGGCCATCGCCGAGCAGGCGACGCGCGTCGGCATGCCGTACGTCAACCAGCGTTGGCTCGGTGGCATGCTCACCAACTTCTCCACCGTCTACAAGCGCCTTCAGCGTCTGAAGGAGCTCGAGCTCATCGACTTCGAGGACGTGGCCGCCTCCGGCCTCACCAAGAAGGAGCTCCTGGTCCTCTCCCGCGAGAAGGCCAAGCTGGAGAAGACCCTCGGTGGTATCCGCGAGATGCAGAAGGTGCCGAGCGCCGTCTGGATCGTCGACACCAAGAAGGAGCACATCGCCGTCGGTGAGGCGCGCAAGCTCCACATCCCGGTCGTCGCGATCCTCGACACCAACTGCGACCCCGACGAGGTCGACTACAAGATTCCGGGCAACGACGACGCGATCCGCTCCGTCACCCTGCTCACCCGCGTGATCGCCGACGCCGTCGCCGAGGGCCTCATCGCCCGCTCCGGTGCCGCCAGCGGTGACTCGAAGCCGGGCGAGAAGGCCGCCGGCGAGCCCCTCGCCGAGTGGGAGCGCGACCTGCTCGCGGGCGACAAGAAGGCTGACGCCGAGGGCACGGACGAGGTCCAGTCCTCCGCCGAGACCGAGAAGGCCGCCGACGCCGAGCCGGCCGCCGCTGCCGACGAGCAGGCTGCCGAGCAGGCCGAGGCCCCCGCCGCTGCCGAGGCTCCGGCCGCGGACGCCGAGCAGGCCTGA
- a CDS encoding TetR/AcrR family transcriptional regulator: protein MAEHRTMQRGALLDAARSLLSEGGTEALTFPALAERTGLARSSVYEYFRSRAAVVEELCAVDFPVWAAEVENAMERAGAPEEKIEAYVRRQLDLVGDRRHRAVVAISASELDAGAREKIRAAHGGLIAMIVEALADLGHTEPRLAAMLLQGSVDAAVRRIELGAAEEPGIVADTAVAMILRGVRG, encoded by the coding sequence GTGGCCGAGCACCGGACCATGCAGCGCGGCGCCCTCCTGGACGCCGCGCGCTCCCTGCTGTCCGAGGGCGGTACGGAGGCGCTGACCTTCCCCGCCCTCGCCGAGCGCACGGGCCTCGCGAGGTCCTCCGTCTACGAGTACTTCCGCTCGCGCGCCGCCGTGGTCGAGGAACTCTGCGCCGTCGACTTCCCCGTCTGGGCCGCCGAGGTCGAGAACGCGATGGAGCGGGCCGGTGCGCCCGAGGAGAAGATCGAGGCCTACGTCCGCCGGCAGCTCGACCTGGTCGGGGACCGGCGGCACCGTGCGGTCGTCGCCATCTCCGCGAGCGAGCTGGACGCGGGTGCGCGGGAGAAGATCCGCGCCGCACACGGCGGACTGATCGCCATGATCGTCGAGGCCCTTGCCGACCTGGGCCACACCGAACCGAGGCTCGCGGCCATGCTGCTGCAGGGTTCCGTGGACGCGGCCGTGCGCAGGATCGAGCTGGGCGCGGCGGAGGAACCGGGCATCGTCGCTGACACTGCGGTGGCCATGATCCTGCGCGGCGTACGCGGCTGA
- the whiG gene encoding RNA polymerase sigma factor WhiG — translation MPQHTSGSDRAAAPPAARGTVRPPAPSSLDELWRSYKTTGDGRLREQLILHYSPLVKYVAGRVSVGLPSNVEQADFVSSGVFGLIDAIEKFDIERAIKFETYAITRIRGAMIDELRALDWIPRSVRQKARNVERAYATLEAQLRRTPSEAEVASEMGIPLEELHAVFSQLSLANVVALEELLHVGGEGGDRLSLMDTLEDTAADNPVEVAEDRELRRLLARAINTLPAREKTVVTLYYYEGLTLAEIGNVLGVTESRVSQIHTKSVLQLRAKLADAGR, via the coding sequence ATGCCCCAGCACACCTCCGGGTCTGACCGCGCGGCAGCACCACCGGCTGCGCGTGGCACTGTGCGCCCTCCCGCCCCCTCGTCGCTCGACGAGTTGTGGCGTTCGTACAAGACCACCGGCGACGGGCGGCTGCGGGAGCAGCTGATCCTGCACTACTCGCCCCTGGTGAAGTACGTCGCCGGCCGGGTCAGCGTGGGGCTGCCGTCCAACGTGGAGCAGGCGGACTTCGTCTCCTCCGGTGTCTTCGGGCTGATCGACGCCATCGAGAAGTTCGACATCGAGCGGGCCATCAAGTTCGAGACCTACGCGATCACCAGGATCCGCGGCGCCATGATCGACGAACTCCGGGCCCTGGACTGGATTCCCAGGTCCGTGCGACAGAAGGCGCGCAACGTCGAGCGGGCCTACGCCACGCTCGAGGCGCAGCTCCGGCGTACACCGTCGGAAGCCGAGGTCGCCTCGGAGATGGGCATCCCGCTGGAGGAACTCCACGCTGTTTTCAGCCAGTTGTCGCTCGCCAACGTGGTGGCGCTCGAGGAGTTGCTGCACGTCGGCGGTGAAGGCGGCGACCGGCTGAGCCTGATGGACACGCTGGAGGACACCGCCGCCGACAATCCGGTCGAGGTCGCCGAGGACCGCGAGCTCAGACGGTTGCTCGCCCGCGCCATCAACACGCTCCCCGCGAGGGAGAAGACCGTGGTCACGCTCTACTACTACGAGGGCCTGACCCTCGCCGAGATCGGCAACGTGCTCGGCGTGACCGAGAGCAGGGTCAGCCAGATCCACACCAAGTCGGTGCTCCAGCTCCGCGCGAAACTGGCCGACGCGGGACGCTGA
- the dprA gene encoding DNA-processing protein DprA, which translates to MNAWSADGEPERLARAALTRVFEPGDERGGRWIRETGPVELMRRLTGPDGPARELDGMTAPRLAGYRLRASSADPGRDLAAVAGVGGRFVCPGDREWPSQLDDLGDARPIGLWVRGRSDLRLWALRSVALVGARACTPYGAHMAGTLAAGLAERGWVVVSGAAFGVDGAAHRGALAAGGATVAVLACGVDVAYPRGHAGLIGRIAEQGVVIGELPPSDHPTRTRFILRNRVIAALTRGTVVVEAEYRSGSLVTARNAQRLGRFTMGVPGPATSGLSAGVHELLRGEGVLVTDAAEIAELVGEIGELAPVRSGRVLPRDALDAVSAQVLDALTWKGATGGRDVARSAGVSTDEALGRLYELHSLGFVEREGDGWRLTPGRTRDGDVRRGGT; encoded by the coding sequence GTGAACGCCTGGTCGGCCGACGGCGAGCCGGAGCGGCTGGCACGCGCCGCCCTGACCCGGGTGTTCGAACCGGGGGACGAGCGTGGCGGCCGCTGGATCCGCGAGACCGGGCCCGTCGAGCTGATGCGGCGTCTCACGGGCCCGGACGGACCGGCGCGGGAGCTGGACGGGATGACGGCGCCCCGGCTCGCCGGATACCGGTTGCGGGCGTCGAGCGCCGACCCCGGGCGGGATCTGGCGGCGGTCGCGGGGGTCGGCGGGCGGTTCGTCTGCCCCGGTGACCGGGAGTGGCCGAGCCAGCTCGACGACCTGGGTGACGCCCGGCCCATCGGTCTCTGGGTGCGAGGGCGGTCCGACCTGCGTCTCTGGGCGCTGCGCTCGGTAGCCCTGGTCGGTGCGCGGGCCTGCACACCCTACGGGGCGCACATGGCGGGGACGCTCGCCGCCGGGCTGGCCGAGCGGGGCTGGGTGGTCGTCTCCGGAGCGGCGTTCGGGGTGGACGGTGCCGCCCATCGTGGGGCGCTGGCCGCCGGCGGCGCGACCGTGGCGGTGCTGGCGTGCGGGGTCGACGTCGCCTACCCCCGGGGGCACGCCGGGCTGATCGGACGCATCGCCGAACAGGGCGTCGTCATCGGCGAACTGCCTCCCTCCGACCATCCGACGCGCACCAGGTTCATCCTGCGGAACAGGGTGATCGCGGCCCTCACGAGAGGCACCGTGGTGGTGGAGGCCGAATACCGCAGCGGCTCGCTGGTCACCGCACGGAACGCACAGCGGCTGGGCCGCTTCACGATGGGGGTTCCCGGCCCTGCTACCAGCGGACTCTCGGCCGGAGTCCACGAACTCCTGCGGGGTGAGGGGGTCCTGGTCACCGATGCCGCCGAGATCGCCGAGCTCGTCGGGGAGATCGGTGAACTCGCCCCGGTCAGGAGCGGCCGCGTCCTGCCCAGGGACGCCCTCGACGCCGTCTCCGCGCAGGTGCTGGACGCGCTCACCTGGAAGGGTGCGACGGGAGGCCGTGACGTGGCCCGGAGCGCCGGAGTGTCGACGGACGAAGCCCTCGGGCGGTTGTACGAACTGCACTCACTGGGGTTCGTCGAACGAGAGGGCGACGGCTGGCGGTTGACGCCCGGACGCACACGCGACGGGGACGTGCGGCGAGGCGGTACTTGA
- a CDS encoding ATP-binding protein, with translation MGFARACSVALVGVEGVVVEVQADLEPGVAAFTLVGLPDKSLVESRDRVRAAVVNSGAEWPQKKLTVGLSPASVPKSGSGFDLAVACAVLGAAERIDPTAIADMVMIGELGLDGRVRPVRGVLPAVLAAAEAGYRHVVVPEQTAGEAALVPGVSVLGVRSLRQLIAVLGDEPVPEEPDAGPGRPDTMLAGLMVPGAGLGTGLAPSAAGGAAHRPDLAEVAGQGRARKALEVAAAGGHHLLLSGPPGAGKTMLAERLTAILPPLSRQESLEVTAVHSVAGILPPGEPLIGAAPYCAPHHSATMQSLIGGGNGLPRPGAVSLAHRGVLFLDEAPEFSVRALDALRQPLESGHVVVARAAGVVRLPARFLMILAANPCPCGRHTLAGAGCECPPSAVRRYQARLSGPLLDRVDLRVEVEPVGRADLMGSGARGESSAEVAARVREARERAAERLAGTPWTTNSEVPGHELRTRLVAAPGALMAAERDMERGLLTARGLDRVLRVAWTVADLRGAGRPDASDVAVALELRTGIQRGVPMRAGAL, from the coding sequence ATGGGGTTCGCGCGGGCGTGCTCGGTGGCGCTGGTGGGCGTCGAGGGCGTGGTGGTGGAGGTCCAGGCCGATCTGGAGCCGGGCGTGGCGGCGTTCACGCTCGTCGGCCTTCCGGACAAGAGCCTGGTGGAGAGCCGGGACCGCGTCAGGGCCGCGGTCGTCAATTCCGGAGCCGAGTGGCCGCAGAAGAAGCTCACGGTGGGGCTGTCCCCCGCTTCCGTGCCGAAATCCGGTTCGGGTTTCGATCTCGCCGTGGCGTGCGCGGTCCTCGGGGCGGCGGAGCGGATCGACCCCACCGCCATCGCCGACATGGTGATGATCGGGGAGCTCGGCCTCGACGGCAGGGTGCGCCCGGTGCGCGGGGTGCTCCCCGCGGTACTCGCGGCAGCGGAGGCCGGGTACCGGCACGTCGTCGTCCCGGAGCAGACAGCGGGGGAGGCCGCACTCGTCCCGGGCGTCTCGGTGCTCGGAGTGCGGAGCCTGCGTCAGCTGATCGCCGTCCTCGGCGACGAACCCGTGCCCGAGGAGCCGGACGCCGGCCCCGGACGTCCCGACACGATGCTCGCCGGGCTGATGGTGCCGGGTGCGGGCCTGGGCACGGGACTGGCCCCGTCGGCCGCGGGCGGTGCGGCCCACCGCCCCGACCTGGCGGAGGTGGCCGGCCAGGGGCGGGCACGCAAGGCCCTGGAGGTGGCGGCCGCTGGAGGCCACCATCTGCTGCTCTCCGGGCCGCCGGGGGCGGGGAAGACCATGCTGGCCGAGCGGCTCACGGCGATCCTGCCGCCGCTGTCCCGGCAGGAGTCCCTCGAGGTGACGGCGGTGCACTCCGTCGCGGGGATCCTCCCGCCGGGCGAGCCCCTGATCGGTGCGGCGCCCTACTGCGCGCCTCACCACTCGGCGACGATGCAGTCGCTCATCGGCGGGGGCAACGGCCTGCCGAGACCGGGCGCGGTGTCCCTGGCGCACCGTGGCGTCCTCTTCCTCGACGAGGCTCCGGAGTTCTCCGTGCGGGCCCTGGACGCGCTGCGCCAGCCCCTGGAGTCCGGGCACGTGGTGGTCGCGCGGGCGGCCGGCGTCGTCCGGCTGCCCGCGCGCTTCCTGATGATCCTGGCGGCGAACCCCTGCCCCTGCGGCAGGCACACCCTGGCCGGCGCGGGGTGCGAGTGCCCGCCCTCCGCGGTCCGCCGCTACCAGGCACGGCTGTCGGGCCCGTTGCTCGACCGGGTGGACCTCCGGGTCGAGGTCGAGCCCGTCGGCCGAGCGGACCTGATGGGGAGCGGGGCGCGCGGGGAGTCCTCGGCCGAGGTGGCCGCCAGGGTCCGGGAGGCCAGGGAGCGGGCCGCGGAGCGGCTCGCGGGCACGCCCTGGACCACCAACAGCGAAGTACCCGGACACGAGCTGCGTACGAGGCTGGTCGCGGCGCCCGGCGCCCTGATGGCGGCGGAGCGGGACATGGAGCGGGGACTCCTCACGGCCCGCGGCCTGGACCGCGTCCTGCGCGTGGCATGGACCGTGGCGGACCTCAGGGGTGCCGGCCGCCCGGACGCCTCGGACGTCGCGGTGGCACTGGAACTGCGCACGGGCATCCAGCGAGGGGTCCCGATGCGGGCCGGTGCCCTGTGA
- a CDS encoding YraN family protein, which translates to MNARGALGRYGEDLAARLLAEAGMTVLERNWRCRAGEIDIVARDGDAVVVCEVKARREGSFEHPMAAVTPAKADRLRRLAEIWLDRHGGPPPGGARIDLVGVLVPRRGTPVVEHVRGVA; encoded by the coding sequence ATGAACGCACGGGGGGCACTCGGGCGGTACGGCGAGGATCTGGCCGCACGACTGCTGGCGGAGGCCGGCATGACCGTGCTGGAGCGCAACTGGCGCTGTCGCGCGGGAGAGATCGACATCGTCGCCAGGGACGGCGACGCGGTGGTCGTCTGTGAGGTGAAGGCCCGCAGGGAGGGTTCCTTCGAACATCCGATGGCGGCCGTCACGCCGGCCAAGGCCGACCGGTTGCGCAGGCTGGCCGAGATCTGGCTCGACCGTCACGGCGGGCCGCCGCCGGGCGGCGCCCGGATCGATCTGGTCGGGGTCCTCGTGCCCCGCCGGGGCACCCCCGTCGTCGAGCACGTGCGGGGCGTGGCCTGA
- a CDS encoding DUF2469 domain-containing protein: protein MSAEDLEKYETEMELKLYREYRDVVGLFKYVIETERRFYLTNDYEMQVHSVQGEVFFEVSMADAWVWDMYRPARFVKQVRVLTFKDVNIEELNKSDLELPGG from the coding sequence ATGAGTGCCGAGGACCTCGAGAAGTACGAGACCGAGATGGAGCTGAAGCTCTACCGGGAGTACCGCGACGTCGTCGGTCTGTTCAAATACGTGATCGAGACCGAGCGGCGCTTCTACCTCACCAACGACTACGAGATGCAGGTGCACTCGGTCCAGGGGGAGGTCTTCTTCGAGGTCTCGATGGCGGACGCATGGGTCTGGGACATGTACAGGCCTGCCCGGTTCGTCAAACAGGTCAGGGTGCTGACGTTCAAGGACGTGAATATCGAGGAGCTCAACAAGAGCGACCTCGAGCTCCCGGGCGGCTGA
- a CDS encoding NUDIX hydrolase — protein sequence MPAETREVARVVLLDPDDRILLLHGFEPEDPAERWWFTPGGGLEGDETREEAALRELAEETGITDVALGPLLWTRVCSFPFDGRRWDQDEWYFLARTSQTDTDQKGLTELELRSVAGLRWWTSAELLATRETVYPTRLAGLLRTLLDEGPPGVPLVLTPEIV from the coding sequence GTGCCCGCTGAGACACGCGAGGTAGCCCGCGTGGTGCTGCTGGACCCGGACGACCGGATCCTGCTGCTGCACGGCTTCGAACCCGAGGATCCGGCCGAGAGGTGGTGGTTCACCCCGGGCGGAGGCCTGGAGGGCGACGAGACCCGGGAGGAGGCCGCGCTGCGGGAACTCGCCGAGGAAACGGGGATCACGGACGTCGCCCTCGGTCCGCTGCTGTGGACGAGGGTCTGCTCCTTCCCGTTCGACGGGCGGCGCTGGGACCAGGACGAGTGGTACTTCCTGGCCCGCACCTCGCAGACGGACACGGACCAGAAGGGCCTCACCGAGCTGGAGCTGCGCAGTGTCGCCGGTCTGAGGTGGTGGACTTCCGCCGAACTTCTGGCCACGCGTGAGACGGTGTACCCGACCAGGCTCGCCGGGCTGCTGCGCACGCTGCTCGACGAGGGTCCCCCGGGTGTTCCGCTGGTTCTCACCCCCGAAATCGTCTAA